From a region of the uncultured Draconibacterium sp. genome:
- a CDS encoding class I SAM-dependent methyltransferase → MMSIVYSLPAQVYEMNYGFLKKDTQGEKSIFDEWDFLKVYDDVLLQSKHYETILAIHYNALKNCSHAIDLACGSGNLISLLINTGQHVTGIDISAKSLSYLQEKIENNSRLTLIKDDVTSMPNLKGNSYDGVSSMIAAHLLDNFENHLKEAYRILCPGGVFVLTARDASGHQEKIVEIVRNSLDDKALFHTMQKSFEILCKKLLLTANNRSHSLLPAGSVAEKLQRTGFKNITFIENNSKGVMYTLTAIK, encoded by the coding sequence ATGATGAGCATCGTTTACAGCTTACCCGCTCAGGTTTATGAGATGAATTATGGCTTTCTAAAAAAGGATACTCAGGGGGAGAAGAGTATTTTTGACGAATGGGATTTTTTAAAAGTATATGATGATGTTTTGTTACAATCAAAACACTATGAAACCATATTAGCTATTCATTACAATGCCCTTAAAAATTGTTCTCATGCTATTGATTTGGCGTGTGGTTCTGGGAATTTAATCTCTTTGCTCATTAATACGGGGCAGCATGTTACAGGTATAGATATAAGTGCAAAATCACTATCGTATCTTCAAGAAAAAATAGAGAACAACAGTCGTTTAACATTGATAAAAGATGATGTGACGTCAATGCCAAATCTTAAGGGAAATAGCTATGATGGGGTTAGTTCGATGATTGCGGCGCATTTGTTGGATAATTTTGAGAACCACCTGAAAGAGGCGTACCGGATTTTATGCCCTGGTGGAGTATTTGTATTAACAGCCAGAGACGCATCTGGACACCAAGAAAAAATCGTTGAAATTGTCCGAAACTCATTAGATGACAAAGCTCTATTCCATACAATGCAAAAAAGTTTTGAAATTCTATGTAAGAAACTGCTCTTAACTGCAAATAATCGGTCACATTCTTTATTGCCTGCAGGTTCTGTTGCAGAGAAACTACAAAGAACAGGATTTAAAAATATTACATTTATTGAGAATAATTCAAAAGGGGTCATGTATACTCTGACTGCTATCAAATAA
- a CDS encoding ATP-binding cassette domain-containing protein, producing MQITVNDIQFSFGERKIFDKISFSIPPNEVTAIVGVSGCGKSTLLKLLSGLKTVDQGTIEYGNKQTIALDSMAIIFQDSTLFPWKTVKENIRLASKGRVNIQEIAEEVGLSHSLDLYPDQLSGGMKQRAEFGRVIARSPRILFMDEPFSRLDIQYRRHLQEVFLKLQKKNKPTTVIVTHDINEAIKVAKHIKVLVGNPIQQICEFEISDSSNEKIKEDVENILCDDFTSNLTIK from the coding sequence ATGCAGATAACCGTTAACGATATACAATTCAGCTTTGGCGAAAGAAAAATATTCGACAAAATCAGCTTTTCAATTCCGCCTAATGAGGTAACGGCAATCGTTGGTGTCTCTGGCTGTGGAAAATCAACTTTGCTCAAGCTTTTATCCGGTTTAAAAACCGTCGACCAAGGTACAATTGAATACGGTAATAAGCAAACCATAGCCCTTGATTCAATGGCTATTATCTTTCAAGACAGTACTTTATTTCCTTGGAAAACGGTTAAAGAGAATATTCGTCTAGCCAGCAAAGGTCGCGTTAACATTCAGGAAATTGCCGAAGAAGTTGGTTTATCGCACTCGCTTGATTTGTATCCGGATCAATTGTCCGGCGGAATGAAACAGCGTGCGGAATTCGGTCGTGTTATTGCTCGTTCCCCTAGGATATTATTTATGGATGAACCTTTTAGCCGCCTGGATATACAATACAGACGCCATCTCCAAGAAGTGTTTTTAAAATTACAGAAAAAAAATAAACCGACAACGGTTATTGTAACCCATGATATCAATGAAGCGATAAAGGTTGCAAAACACATAAAAGTCCTTGTTGGTAATCCGATACAGCAGATTTGTGAATTTGAAATATCAGACTCATCTAATGAGAAAATAAAAGAGGATGTTGAAAATATACTTTGTGATGATTTCACCTCTAACCTAACAATAAAATGA
- a CDS encoding ABC transporter permease subunit has protein sequence MLNYKTQKKLLSIVFFVTFLLAIDTLANQSQSFGNGLISIADSYKSWFDTSLIRDIVFTVTRVFIGFVIASILGILIGLFTGRYVPLLDGLVHILNYLRAITPVALAPFFLVMFGISELSKVLLVAWGAFFPVWINAHLANTALSEEMRASAKLQGLSKTRLFRHFYLPATLGGAYPGARIAIGISFILVYISETLGADYGVGYRLKVAYDTLQLDMMTASLLLLGALGLLSDRLFVYLATQMAPWLKYEKNADNR, from the coding sequence ATGTTAAATTATAAAACACAAAAAAAACTGCTGAGTATTGTATTTTTTGTCACGTTTCTCTTAGCGATAGATACTCTGGCTAATCAGTCGCAATCTTTTGGAAATGGGCTAATATCAATTGCTGACAGTTATAAAAGCTGGTTTGATACTTCACTAATAAGGGATATCGTTTTTACTGTTACCCGTGTTTTTATTGGATTTGTCATCGCCTCCATACTCGGAATTTTAATTGGCCTGTTTACTGGAAGATACGTCCCTTTGCTTGATGGACTCGTTCATATTTTAAATTACTTACGAGCCATCACACCCGTTGCATTAGCCCCCTTTTTTCTTGTGATGTTTGGCATTTCTGAGCTATCCAAAGTGTTACTTGTTGCATGGGGAGCCTTTTTCCCTGTGTGGATTAATGCGCATTTGGCCAACACGGCATTATCCGAAGAAATGCGAGCGAGTGCAAAATTGCAAGGGCTGTCAAAAACGCGTTTGTTTCGTCACTTTTATCTTCCTGCAACGCTAGGGGGCGCCTATCCGGGAGCACGTATTGCAATCGGTATTTCCTTTATTCTTGTTTATATCAGCGAAACGCTGGGCGCTGATTATGGAGTAGGATATCGGCTGAAAGTAGCCTATGATACGTTACAACTAGATATGATGACAGCTTCTTTGCTATTACTGGGAGCGTTGGGGTTATTATCGGATAGATTATTTGTCTATTTGGCAACACAAATGGCACCATGGCTAAAATATGAGAAAAATGCAGATAACCGTTAA
- a CDS encoding NrtA/SsuA/CpmA family ABC transporter substrate-binding protein, protein MNKKVVIITVLILAFVIAVIGLLKTGNKADVPVQYAYIPTALIDAPSAVSEDTLSKSGISIKPFSTGIETVQALIGDAADIATLAEWPFLLASLKREDLRIVAMISTAKSMGMVANKDKGIEKTSDLEGKTIGFPQGTSAQFVYETLINSSNLNGKVKGVNLAPPNLQPSLVRGDIDAIVVWQPFLEKAIQQNPEKFHLLPGSDEVLNVVYFVVTTQEYINNNPDGIKKVLNILIDADNKLAANDPETLRRLSNKTNIDIETLYKLTPLFKFEVTIDSTITNTFERLSLWAVSSGLADETVLQRNWNQYIYSDILKEIAPDNVKL, encoded by the coding sequence ATGAATAAAAAAGTTGTCATCATTACCGTTTTGATTTTAGCCTTTGTGATTGCTGTAATTGGCTTACTTAAAACGGGTAATAAGGCGGATGTACCTGTTCAATATGCTTACATTCCAACAGCATTAATTGATGCTCCTAGTGCTGTTTCAGAAGATACACTGTCAAAATCCGGAATTAGCATTAAACCTTTTTCGACGGGAATTGAAACGGTACAGGCTTTAATTGGTGATGCTGCCGATATTGCGACATTGGCCGAATGGCCGTTTCTATTGGCTTCCTTAAAGCGAGAAGATTTAAGAATTGTTGCAATGATTAGCACGGCAAAAAGTATGGGAATGGTTGCCAATAAGGATAAAGGAATTGAAAAGACCTCCGATCTTGAAGGTAAAACGATTGGATTTCCCCAAGGAACAAGTGCCCAATTTGTCTATGAAACACTGATTAATTCCTCTAATTTGAACGGGAAAGTAAAAGGCGTTAATCTTGCCCCGCCTAATTTACAGCCTAGTCTAGTAAGAGGCGATATCGATGCAATCGTGGTCTGGCAACCTTTTTTAGAAAAAGCGATTCAGCAAAATCCAGAAAAATTTCATTTGCTTCCAGGCTCGGATGAAGTTTTAAACGTGGTTTATTTTGTGGTAACAACCCAAGAGTATATTAATAATAATCCCGACGGAATTAAAAAGGTCTTGAATATATTAATCGATGCCGACAACAAACTAGCAGCAAACGATCCTGAGACATTACGCCGATTAAGTAATAAAACCAATATTGATATCGAGACTCTATACAAACTTACTCCCCTTTTCAAATTCGAGGTAACAATTGATAGCACAATCACAAATACCTTTGAAAGGCTCTCACTCTGGGCTGTATCATCTGGTCTAGCGGATGAAACAGTTTTACAACGCAACTGGAATCAGTATATTTATTCAGATATATTAAAGGAAATTGCCCCCGATAATGTTAAATTATAA
- a CDS encoding DUF3768 domain-containing protein, whose amino-acid sequence MTTQLTQSQKIAQINDMFRENLPMFMMIGQAVITRGIANLPEADRMEILSMVQAFDNFTEDNDPYGEHDFGSFKLNGQTIFWKFDYYDSSMEYGSEDPADAENTKRILTIMLACEY is encoded by the coding sequence ATGACTACACAGCTTACACAATCTCAAAAGATTGCCCAAATTAATGACATGTTTCGTGAAAACCTGCCGATGTTCATGATGATTGGACAAGCCGTCATCACGCGGGGCATTGCAAACCTGCCCGAAGCCGACCGGATGGAAATCCTGTCCATGGTTCAGGCATTTGATAACTTTACCGAAGATAATGATCCTTACGGGGAACATGACTTCGGTTCATTCAAACTCAATGGACAAACTATATTCTGGAAGTTCGATTACTATGATAGCTCGATGGAATATGGCAGTGAAGACCCTGCTGATGCTGAAAATACCAAACGCATTCTTACTATCATGTTGGCATGCGAATACTGA
- a CDS encoding DUF4760 domain-containing protein produces the protein MKADIVSFLDYFEVFSIAIIKNVVDKEIAYHYFYFAFTRYYYLLKPFIHFLRNHDDPEKALPLKLFGHFEIVSEEWITRMEKESRQMKKWDSDKRYRRMMKNPVYEWKK, from the coding sequence ATTAAGGCTGATATAGTATCATTCTTGGACTACTTTGAGGTGTTTAGCATTGCTATTATAAAGAACGTTGTCGATAAAGAAATTGCTTATCATTATTTTTATTTCGCTTTTACCCGTTATTACTACCTTCTCAAGCCATTTATTCATTTTCTTAGAAATCATGATGACCCTGAAAAAGCTTTGCCGTTAAAACTTTTTGGTCATTTTGAAATTGTTAGTGAGGAATGGATAACACGAATGGAAAAAGAATCTAGGCAAATGAAAAAATGGGATTCGGATAAAAGATACCGTCGGATGATGAAGAACCCTGTTTATGAGTGGAAAAAATGA